A window of the Lactuca sativa cultivar Salinas chromosome 5, Lsat_Salinas_v11, whole genome shotgun sequence genome harbors these coding sequences:
- the LOC111921091 gene encoding protein FAR1-RELATED SEQUENCE 5-like → MVNVNTFIAEHTKDANNDEDENHFIDEDIEVNIDYSEGQPHVTHEDTEFNIDFSEGQPHVTHDYVSPGGTLYWTPIVLNDIKPKVSSKFNLYGEAETMYRKYALESGFDVRLGRVQKMKNGIITNRHLVCNREGNPNTSKLDTLDIQHKKTQRRKDLFKRNCKAKVVLEIIPGTLTYVVSDFVERHNHELFRKGNMHLSRSKRKLDYSQEIFIHNFSKQNIGPVKAHRLYSALQVGPLVRGGLVIDFKNARRNLNCYIGGRDAKFLVDNMNDRKKNVPSFTFEYKVSNKRLNSLFWADETAKYNYNSFGDVVSIDATFSMNKYDMVFVPFIGIDNHKKCVTFGAGLLSKEDGVSYEWLLRAFLKAFRKQPQLVLSDQDPALKKAIDKVFPLAHHRLCMWHITKKLPNKNEFIQILSIEDATTNQKFRKRFHSIIWNSKLEPHEFENVWRQMLEEFKITDNTWMNTMYGLRKSWIPAFFKHIPMSDLMRTTSLSESQNWSFQTTTLTGSYLVMFMMTFESVMERQRHNQILNDFNTATTIPKFITRTPYEPHASNVYTQKIFYQVQKEISRSEDNCFQKNVISSNGVDTIIVIEKTKNITIRQTNDVDVDDKDEEYNYDCLIRDIEYTVTHSTKDGSFKCTCMHFEHLGILCRHIFCVFKFYGIEQIPEKYILKRWRRDVIPTELLKRRFNNSFDDSTSDMTAIDIFFQLLTVVHDCPNHDLPTRADHFKKLLGVVGPDVESDVNDIQNPTDIRNKGYGSRGKRLKSTKEMIEKEISKPKRKCATCEQMVHHDKRNCPLKNTKK, encoded by the exons ATGGTAAATGTTAATACTTTCATTGCTGAACATACAAAGGACGCAAATAATGATGAAGACGAAAATCACTTCATTGATGAAGATATAGAGGTTAATATTGATTACAGTGAAG GACAACCACATGTTACTCATGAAGATACAGAGTTTAATATTGATTTCAGTGAAG GACAACCACATGTTACTCATGATTATGTTTCTCCTGGTGGCACCTTGTATTGGACTCCGATTGTTTTAAACGACATCAAACCAAAAGTTTCatcaaaatttaatttatatGGTGAAGCAGAAACAATGTATAGAAAATATGCATTAGAATCTGGTTTTGATGTCAGGCTTGGAAGAGTCCAAAAAATGAAAAATGGGATTATTACAAATAGACATCTTGTGTGCAATCGGGAAGGTAATCCGAATACTAGTAAACTAGATACTCTAGATATTCAGCATAAAAAgactcaaagaaggaaagatttaTTTAAGAGGAATTGTAAAGCGAAAGTTGTTTTAGAAATAATTCCTGGTACTCTTACATATGTCGTGAGTGATTTTGTAGAGCGACATAATCATGAGTTGTTTAGAAAAGGCAATATGCACTTATCTCGTTCAAAAAGAAAACTTGATTATTCCCAAGaaattttcattcataatttttcaaaacaaaacattGGTCCTGTAAAAGCACACAGATTGTATAGTGCTCTTCAGGTTGGTCCTTTGGTTCGAGGTGGATTGGTTATTGATTTCAAGAATGCTAGGAGGAATCTTAATTGTTACATAGGTGGGAGGGACGCAAAATTCCTTGTTGACAATATGAATGACAGGAAGAAAAATGTCCCATCATTTACTTTTGAGTATAAAGTGTCGAACAAGAGATTGAATTCTTTATTCTGGGCTGACGAAACAGCAAAGTATAATTACAATTCATTCGGAGACGTTGTATCAATCGATGCCACATTCAGCATGAATAA gtATGATATGGTTTTTGTTCCGTTTATTGGCATCGATAATCACAAAAAATGTGTAACATTTGGTGCTGGTCTTTTAAGTAAAGAAGATGGAGTTTCTTATGAATGGTTGCTTAGAGCTTTTTTGAAAGCTTTTAGAAAACAACCTCAATTGGTTTTATCTGATCAAGATCCAGCTTTGAAAAAAGCTATAGATAAGGTTTTCCCATTGGCACATCATAGGTTATGTATGTGGCATATAACGAAGAAGTTGCCAAATAAG aatgaatTTATACAGATTTTATCAATTGAAGATGCAACaaccaatcaaaaatttcgaaagcGTTTTCACTCTATAATTTGGAATTCTAAGCTGGAACCACATGAATTCGAGAATGTGTGGCGTCAGATGTTGGAGGAGTTTAAAATTACTGATAACACTTGGATGAATACAATGTATGGATTGCGAAAATCTTGGATCCCCGCATTTTTCAAGCACATTCCAATGTCTGATCTTATGCGAACTACATCGTTGTCTGAAAGTCAGAATTGGTCATTTCAAACCACGACATTAACCGGTTCTTATCTTGTCATGTTTATGATGACATTTGAATCAGTTATGGAACGACAACGACATAACCAAATTCTCAATGATTTTAATACTGCCACCACTATTCCTAAATTCATTACCCGTACTCCGTATGAACCTCATGCTTCAAATGTATATACACAAAAGATTTTTTATCAGGTTCAGAAGGAGATATCAAGATCTGAAGATAATTGTTTCCAAAAGAATGTGATATCTTCCAACGGTGTTGACACGATTATTGTTATCGAGAAAACAAAGAACATAACTATTAGGCAAACAAATGATGTCGATGTTGATGACAAAGATGAGGAATACAATTACGATTGTCTTATAAGGGATATTGAATACACG GTCACACACTCAACCAAAGATGGTTCGTTCAAATGTACTTGTATGCATTTTGAACATTTAGGTATCTTATGTAGACACATATTCTGTGTGTTTAAGTTTTATGGCATCGAACAAATTCCTGAAAAGTACATTTTGAAACGTTGGCGTAGGGATGTCATTCCAACAGAATTACTGAAAAGACGCTTCAATAATTCTTTTGACGATTCTACTTCCGACATGACTGCTATTGATATTTTTTTTCAACTGTTGACCGTTGTGC ACGACTGTCCAAATCATGATCTACCGACCAGAGCAGATCATTTCAAGAAGCTTTTAGGTGTGGTTGGTCCTGATGTAGAATCTGATGTTAATGACATTCAGAATCCTACAGATATTCGTAACAAAGGCTACGGTAGTCGTGGGAAAAGATTAAAATCTACAAAAGAGATGATTGAGAAGGAAATCTCGAAACCTAAGAGAAAATGTGCTACATGTGAACAGATGGTTCATCATGACAAAAGAAATTGTCCTCTAAAGAACACCAAGAAATAA